The Equus przewalskii isolate Varuska chromosome 22, EquPr2, whole genome shotgun sequence DNA segment CAGGGATGGGGCGCTGGTTCACAGTCAGGCAGCAGTCTTCAGCATCGTTGGCACCACCCAGAGCTGGGAAAGAAAGTAGTGTCAGGGCACGGGGACCCTGAGGAGGGGAAGCCAGGCCCCTAGCTGGGATTAAGGacgcctgtgtgtgtgtggaggcagCTAGATGATATTCAGCCAGCATGCACCTCTAGGGCCCTATTTGTTTCTAAACATATTGAGGTACTTCTAAGCTGTTGGGTAAACAACCTCTTCCCTGAGCCCCACGATGCCTTCCTGCTGCCCTGATCACCCCAACTTCTCTCCCAGGACCTCTCAACTTCTCCACAAAGGAAGAGTTAAGAGTTAATGTTCCCGTTGTTGGTGGGGGGCtggtggcagtgggggtggggaatggggtggAGGTGGAGTTGCTGGAGGCTGGTGTTAGAGGACTCATGAATTGCTAGATCCCTTGACTATTAGCCCTGCCTCAGTGTCTCCCATTCTCCCCACCTCAAGCAAATATATACTGTTCTCTCCTTCTGCCCGGAAAACTGAGGCAGCAGGAAGTAGAGTCTGCAGAGAGAGGGGCAGCCATACGCCCTGGGATACACCAAGAGGCAGACGCACATTGGAATTGAGGGGCCCGGATACACCCACACTCACAGGCACACATACAAGGCACAAGGTACTCCCGGGTTCACTGAAACACGCAGCCCGAACTCACAGTGTCCATAATGTTCAGCACCAAGCCATCTGAGATCCAGACATCCCCCCAGGCCCCTACCCTAAGCCCCACTCAGCCTTACCAGGGGAGGTCCAGAGAGTCAGCAGGCTGAGGCCCAGTAGCACAGCTGCGTAGGGTGCCGTGGAGGCTGCACAGAGGCAGATGGACAgcgagtgtgtgagtgtgagcaaATCTCTGGGCGTGTGCAGGAGTGTGTGCGAGGCTGAGACTTGGCTGGGAGCGGGAGGGAGCAACGGGAAGCACACAGGCGTCCTTTTGGGGGATGAGGGTGTCTGGGAATGTGCGAGTCAGACCCTGTGTGAGGCTGCAACTGCCTCCTATTTATGGCCCAGAACTTTCACTTTCTCTGCTCAGAAATCCCCTGTGTGTCCATTCCCCTTTGGATTCCCCTTTGGCCGCCTCTTTCTGAGGGAACCTGACActgctctccctcttccccccTCAGCAGCTCCCCCCTCTTCTGCTTTCCTTGGCTTCAGCTCTGAGAACCTAAGCAGACTGCATCTGGCCAAGAGAAGGGGACCTTGTGCTGTCGGTTCCAGAGAGAGGGTCTGCACTGTCACCTCATTGGTGGCATTTGCATCATCAACCACAGAGCTGCCCTTCAGAAATGGTGGTCAGGACTGGGGGGCCAGAGTGAGGAGTTGTGCCACTTTCCCTAGGTTTATCCTTCCTTCGTACTCTCTTCTCTgtggttctcttctctccagtgtgggtgGTGGTGAAGAAGGCTCCCTGGTGCCCTCGGAACAACCATGGAGCCTGGGGTAGCCTCCCCAGATCATTACAGTGCCTGCCCATCCATCATCTGGGAACCAGGGACAAGCTTGGCTGAAAGAGGTTACTTGGAAGTAAGCTCAGCATCTCATCCCACATCTCAGGCCTCTGGGATTCAACCTTCTGGCCCAGCGAGAACTGCCCCTTTTTCTATTTGCCATTTTCATATGTCCAGCACCTGGGTCTACAGAACAGCTGGAGGGAGCCTGGCCTAGAATAGCCcccttcatctttctcttcctgtggATCCTGGGAACCAAGAGGGGGTTTctaaggagaggggctggcctgctcTTATTCAGACAAATCCCCAAATTTCAAGGAATTGACAGATGGGGGAGGGTGATTTCCCATCCTTATGGGAAAGACCAGAGATAGACCCGAAGAGAAGGCCTCAGAAGAGAAGTTAATACGTGGGACACCCACTCAACAATCCCCACCCAAGCTCTGGACCCTCTTCTGGATGGGGGATGTTTCCTTTGTAAGTTTGCTGACTTTTTCCTTTCCGTCCATTCATAATAATAGTTGTAATGGTATTTCTGATTATTTACTATGTGCTGGACTCTGGTCAAGGACTTGACCACCATTACCTTGCTTAACTTTCCCAACCAAACTAGGAAGTCATTTTTATTAGTATCGTATCATTCTCTGTTTACCCATAAGGCATGAGGCTCAGAGGACAAGGTCCCTCTGCAGGTGTCTTGCACTCAGCTGTCTTTGCTCTCAGGTTTACACACTTGACTACTGTCCCCACTGCCTGTCTGCCAACTGTGCGTTGACATAGACTGTACAGAGGAGTGAGACTCTACAGACGGCATGCCCAGGTTGGGATTCAGATTccgccactcactagctgtgcgGCCATGTGTCAGTTATCCAGTGTCCCTGTCTTAGTGTCCGTATCTGTAACATAGGAATGGTAATAGAGGTACTTCTTAGGAGTAAATGAGGTAATCTAAGTAAAGCCCTTTGTTCAGAGGCTGGCACATAATTAACCATCATTAAATATTAACCATTAGTATTACTCTATCCTTCCGTTGAGATACATGCCAGTTCATCcatttttccattgatctatgcttCTCTGCTTATGGCGGTTCTGTTTATTCTCTGTTACCCCACCCACCTCCATTCTCCactcttctctgccctgctctgttcTCTGGAAGGCTGACCTCTACAGACTGCATTACTTGCCCTTTAGCTTCTGTTTGGGTTtggcccagggcaggcagcagcagcagcagcagcagatcaGTGGATGGTAGGAGAGAGAGGTTGGAGTATTAACTCCCTAAATCTTCATCTTGTAGCTCTGACAGTGAATTGTTTCTCTCTGGCAGTTCTCAAAGAGTGTTCTTTggacagcagcctcagcatcacctgggagcttagtAGGAATGCAAGTTCTCAGGTCCTACTCCAGACCTGCTGGAGTAAGCTGTATTTTAACACACCCTCTAGCTGACTCTGATATATGCTGAGCTTTGAGAACTACTGAGCTACAGTCATGGATCCTTTTGGGCTGCCTCCTCTCCGTGGGTCTATCTCTAAGGCTCTTGAAACACTCTTCCCTCCTCTCACCCCTAAGGCCTTGGTATGGTAATGATTCCCCACTATTGCTAAACCCTGAGTGCCTCATCGCCCCGTGTTGTTTCCTTAATTCTGACCCTACCACTGAAATAGCCCCTTTATTAAGATCTTTCTGGTTAAACTtttttgagtgtgccatctgtttcctgccaggatcctgactgatacagtaaATGGTACCAGAAGTAAATGGTACCCAGGAAATAGACTCCCAAAATAGGATCCTAGCATTGGGTTGCTTGTAATTTGATGAGTTATGGATAATCTCCTTGTTGCAGAAAGAGCATGCTAGTCATCTAGAGCTTGCAGAAGCATCACAGTGACTATTGATGAGTTATGGATAATCTCCTTGTTGCAGAAAGAGCATGCTAGTCATCTAGAGCTTGCAGAAGCATCACAGTGACTATCACCAGTGAGGCATAGGGTGGAGTGTTGGTGGAGGGAAGGGCATCAGCAGATCAAATGAGGGAGGCGCTTAATTGCTAT contains these protein-coding regions:
- the LOC139078605 gene encoding C-C motif chemokine 19-like, coding for LAHSQTPSSPKRTPVCFPLLPPAPSQVSASHTLLHTPRDLLTLTHSLSICLCAASTAPYAAVLLGLSLLTLWTSPALGGANDAEDCCLTVNQRPIPGNIVRAFRYLLLKDGCRVPAIVFTTVRGRQLCAPLDQPWVERIIRRLQKNSVKSKRHSS